In Rhodospirillales bacterium RIFCSPLOWO2_02_FULL_58_16, a genomic segment contains:
- a CDS encoding cell division protein ZapE, producing the protein MSNGPLSDYRANLDAGGLKPDQAQGLAIEKLQSLYHGLKGYEPTAGLSGWKDRFGLTRRRENPLLGLYMFGGVGRGKTMLMDLFFRSAPVEHKRRIHFHAFMREVHAKLHELRQSKKQVTDPIPPVAAAIAKEAWLLCFDEFQVLDIADAMILGRLFEALFDLGVVVVATSNRPPDDLYKDGLQRNQFLPFIKLIGEKLDLLQLDGSVDHRLERMRAMNAYMFPSDQDTDRELGSCFKRLTNGARAAPDRVLVNGREVRIPLAADGVAFGSFRDFCEQPLAAGDYLEIASSFHTLVMSSIPRLNAEKRNEAKRFITLIDTLYDNRVKFICSADVPPDKLYTEGEGAFEFQRTSSRLIEMQSEEYMAKERKL; encoded by the coding sequence ATGTCCAACGGACCACTCAGCGATTACCGGGCCAACCTCGACGCCGGCGGACTCAAACCCGATCAGGCGCAAGGGCTGGCCATCGAAAAGCTGCAAAGCCTGTACCACGGGCTGAAGGGGTATGAGCCGACGGCCGGCCTGTCCGGCTGGAAAGACCGCTTCGGCCTGACCCGCCGCCGCGAGAATCCGCTGCTGGGACTGTACATGTTCGGCGGCGTCGGGCGCGGCAAGACCATGCTGATGGATTTATTCTTCCGCTCGGCCCCCGTCGAACACAAACGCCGCATCCACTTTCACGCCTTCATGCGCGAGGTCCACGCCAAGCTGCACGAGTTGCGCCAAAGCAAAAAACAGGTAACCGACCCCATCCCGCCGGTGGCCGCCGCCATCGCCAAGGAGGCATGGCTGTTATGCTTTGATGAGTTTCAGGTGCTCGACATCGCCGATGCGATGATTCTCGGACGTCTGTTCGAGGCCTTGTTTGATCTCGGCGTGGTGGTGGTGGCTACCTCCAACCGCCCGCCCGACGATCTGTACAAGGACGGCCTGCAACGAAACCAGTTCCTGCCCTTCATCAAGCTGATCGGCGAGAAGCTGGACCTGCTGCAACTTGACGGCAGCGTCGATCACCGGCTGGAGCGCATGCGCGCCATGAACGCCTACATGTTTCCCAGCGACCAGGATACCGACCGCGAACTGGGAAGCTGCTTCAAGCGCCTGACCAACGGCGCCCGCGCCGCTCCCGACCGCGTTCTGGTCAACGGGCGCGAGGTTAGAATCCCCCTGGCCGCCGACGGCGTAGCCTTCGGCTCGTTCAGGGATTTTTGCGAGCAGCCGCTGGCCGCCGGCGACTATCTGGAGATCGCCTCCAGCTTCCACACTCTGGTGATGAGTTCCATCCCCCGCCTGAACGCCGAAAAACGCAACGAAGCCAAACGCTTCATCACCCTCATCGATACCCTTTACGATAACCGGGTAAAGTTCATCTGCTCCGCCGATGTCCCGCCCGATAAACTTTATACCGAAGGCGAAGGAGCGTTCGAGTTCCAGCGAACCTCGTCGCGGCTGATCGAAATGCAGAGCGAGGAATACATGGCGAAGGAGCGAAAGTTATAA
- a CDS encoding IMP dehydrogenase, translated as MKITEALTFDDVLLAPAASGVLPGEADTATWLTKTIRLKIPLVSAAMDTVTESGLAIAMAQAGGIGVIHKNMEPNKQAAEVRRVKKFESGMVVDPFTIHPGATLADALKIKEIHNISGIPVVEKDSGKLVGILTNRDVRFAENQSQPVAELMTAHTANRPLVTVKEGVSRDEARHLLHQHRIEKLLVVDGDYRCIGLITVKDIEKAARYPDACKDSQGRLRVAAAVGVGDNGIARSEALIDAGVDVIVVDTAHGHSIGVIKTVKRIKKQNADIQVVAGNIATGDAAKALIDVGADAVKVGIGPGSICTTRMIAGVGVPQLTAIFDVAKVCRKNDVRLIADGGVKYSGDLAKAIAAGADSIMIGSLFAGTDESPGEVFLYQGRSYKSYRGMGSLAAMAGGSADRYFQQDISNSLKLVPEGVEGHVPYKGPVANVIHQLVGGLRSSMGYTGNPNIAEMQKNCEFLRITGAGLRESHVHDVKITREAPNYRVED; from the coding sequence ATGAAAATCACCGAAGCATTAACTTTTGACGATGTACTGCTGGCGCCCGCCGCTTCCGGCGTGCTGCCCGGCGAAGCCGACACCGCCACCTGGCTGACCAAAACCATTCGATTGAAAATACCGCTGGTGTCGGCGGCCATGGATACGGTCACCGAGAGCGGTCTGGCCATCGCCATGGCCCAGGCCGGCGGCATCGGCGTCATCCACAAGAACATGGAGCCGAACAAGCAGGCCGCCGAGGTGCGCAGGGTCAAAAAGTTCGAATCCGGCATGGTCGTCGATCCCTTCACCATCCACCCCGGCGCGACGCTGGCCGACGCCCTGAAAATCAAGGAGATACATAACATCTCCGGCATTCCCGTGGTCGAGAAGGACAGCGGCAAGCTGGTCGGCATCCTCACCAACCGCGACGTGCGCTTCGCCGAAAACCAAAGCCAGCCGGTTGCCGAGCTGATGACCGCCCATACCGCGAACAGGCCTCTGGTCACCGTCAAGGAAGGTGTCAGCCGCGACGAAGCCCGTCATCTACTGCACCAGCACCGCATCGAAAAGCTGCTGGTGGTTGACGGCGATTATCGCTGCATCGGCCTGATCACGGTAAAGGACATCGAAAAAGCCGCGCGCTACCCCGACGCCTGCAAGGATTCGCAGGGCCGTCTGCGCGTCGCCGCCGCCGTCGGCGTCGGCGATAACGGCATCGCCAGAAGCGAGGCGCTGATTGACGCCGGCGTTGACGTTATCGTCGTTGACACGGCCCACGGCCACTCCATCGGCGTCATCAAGACGGTGAAGCGCATCAAGAAACAAAACGCCGACATCCAGGTGGTGGCCGGCAACATCGCCACCGGCGACGCCGCCAAGGCCCTGATCGACGTCGGCGCCGACGCCGTAAAAGTCGGCATCGGCCCCGGCTCCATCTGCACCACGCGCATGATCGCCGGCGTCGGCGTGCCGCAACTGACAGCGATCTTCGATGTGGCCAAGGTATGCCGCAAAAACGACGTGCGCCTGATCGCCGACGGCGGCGTCAAGTACTCGGGCGATCTGGCCAAGGCCATCGCCGCCGGCGCCGACTCCATCATGATCGGCTCCCTGTTCGCCGGCACCGACGAGAGTCCGGGCGAGGTGTTTCTCTATCAGGGACGATCCTACAAATCCTATCGCGGCATGGGGTCGCTGGCGGCCATGGCCGGAGGCTCCGCCGACCGCTACTTCCAGCAGGATATCTCAAACAGCCTCAAGCTGGTGCCTGAAGGCGTCGAGGGCCACGTTCCCTACAAGGGGCCGGTGGCCAACGTCATCCACCAGCTTGTCGGCGGACTACGCTCGTCGATGGGCTACACCGGCAACCCCAACATCGCCGAGATGCAGAAGAACTGCGAGTTCCTGCGCATCACCGGCGCCGGCCTGCGCGAGAGCCATGTTCACGACGTTAAAATCACCCGCGAGGCCCCGAACTACCGGGTCGAGGATTGA
- a CDS encoding glutamyl-tRNA amidotransferase, whose amino-acid sequence MLRDRLSDALKTGMKTKDVRTVATVRLILAALKDRDIAERGKGNYDGITEDAILTMLQSMIKQRRESIVMYKKGGRPGLAEQEAGEIAIIEQFLPAQIAGDEMENIIKGVIAELGANNLKDMGRIMSVLKERHAGCMDFAKAGAIVKNMLS is encoded by the coding sequence ATGCTCCGTGATCGACTCAGCGACGCCTTGAAAACCGGCATGAAGACCAAGGACGTGCGAACCGTGGCCACCGTCCGCCTGATTCTTGCCGCGCTTAAAGACCGTGATATCGCCGAACGCGGCAAGGGAAATTATGACGGCATAACCGAAGACGCCATCCTCACCATGCTGCAATCAATGATCAAGCAACGCCGCGAGAGCATCGTTATGTACAAAAAAGGCGGGCGGCCCGGATTGGCCGAACAGGAAGCCGGAGAAATCGCCATCATCGAACAATTCCTGCCCGCCCAGATCGCCGGCGACGAGATGGAGAACATTATCAAGGGCGTTATCGCGGAACTGGGAGCAAATAACCTCAAGGACATGGGCCGCATCATGTCCGTCCTCAAGGAACGCCACGCCGGATGCATGGACTTCGCCAAGGCCGGCGCCATAGTCAAAAACATGCTTTCCTGA